The following are encoded together in the Chanodichthys erythropterus isolate Z2021 chromosome 16, ASM2448905v1, whole genome shotgun sequence genome:
- the zgc:113293 gene encoding natural killer cell receptor 2B4, translating into MVGVFGAETDNTETVSVMMGDSVTLDTDIETIKRNDDILWMFGPDSPDTLIAEIIKWSYMFSVYVNGQVPFKDSLKLDHHTGSLTIKNIRYEHSGVYKLTIINNRKTSHKSFSVKVYAPLPTPIISSVSVQNSTASERSLGPACALMCFVKNVTRATLSLYKGKDLVSSVSGSDLSSDLSLPLDMEYYDENTYSCVVSNPFSNHTTLLNVTELCQPPSDNILLYCLLLLVLIPVVLTVTIVIFCVSRKHGKTEQKTDENC; encoded by the exons ATGGTCG GTGTGTTTGGTGCAGAGACAGATAATACTGAAACAGTGTCAGTTAtgatgggagattcagtcactctggACACTGATATTGAAACAATTAAGAGAAATGATGACATATTGTGGATGTTTGGACCTGACAGTCCAGACACACTGATAGCTGAAATCATCAAATGGTCCTACATGTTCTCTGTATATGTAAATGGACAAGTGCCATTTAAAGACAGTCTGAAACTGGACCATCATACTGGATCGCTGACCATTAAGAACATCAGATATGAACACTCTGGAGTTTATAAATTAACTATTATCAACAACAGAAAGACTTCCCACAAGAGTTTCAGTGTTAAAGTCTATG CTCCTCTGCCCACTCCCATCATCAGCAGTGTCTCTGTACAGAACTCGACAGCATCAGAAAGATCTCTAGGTCCAGCGTGTGCCTTGATGTGTTTTGTGAAGAATGTGACACGGGCGACGCTTTCCTTGTACAAAGGCAAGGATTTAGTCTCCAGCGTCAGTGGTTCTGATTTAAGCAGCGACCTGTCTTTACCTCTGGATATGGAATATTATGATGaaaacacctacagctgtgtgGTGAGCAATCCCTTCAGCAACCATACAACACTGCTTAACGTTACAGAGCTCTGCCAGCCACCTTCAG ACAACATATTGCTCTACTGTTTGTTGCTCCTGGTGCTGATTCCTGTAGTTCTCACAGTGACCATTGTAATATTTTGTGTCAGTCGAAAACAtggaaaaacagaacaaaaga CTGATGAAAATTGCTAA